One Citrus sinensis cultivar Valencia sweet orange chromosome 5, DVS_A1.0, whole genome shotgun sequence genomic window, TAGGTACACTTAAATGGCAAGTGTCATAATCTCCCATGAACCTTGGGAAAAATTAGATtagaaataaaagtaaaaaacaatcaaaatggAGAGGAGATAAAGATTTCACCTATTCCCATCATTTCTTcgaatgaaaaaataaagggttattatcattttactacttcaaaaattaaaaaatatcaaataaccaCAAGAAATTTGTcccctatcatttttctactatatctttacaaaaatattattttactacttttcCGTTATAACCGTTAGTTGACCAGTTAGTTgactaacaaaatattaattttacccttcatgattaaaaaaaatacttgaagcttatttacaaaatcaacTCTTCCACATTTATTCGATCATCCAAGTTTCATTTCCAACATTAGGATATAAAAATAGAatcattaataagaaaaatttgtaatctatttataaaaatggatacaaaataccaacataattctttttactagaattataatatatggattataaatttatcttattaatgattccatttttatattaatgttGGAAATAAAACTTGGATGATCAAATTAATGTGGAAGAGGTGATTTTGTAAAAAAgcttcaagtttattttttttaataatgaagggtaaaattagtattttgttAGTCAACTAATTGGTCAACTAATggaaaagtagtaaaatgatattttgtaAACATATAGTAGGAAAATGATAGGGAATAATACTTCTTATaatcatttgatattttttaaatttttaagtagtgaaatgataatagcccaaaaataaatattaaattatcattatccccttattgaataaaaaaaattagatatcaAATTATACCCATCTACTCCCCAAATGGCAATAATCCTCCAAAGACCCCATCCCCTTACTAATTTTTCACATCCCTAATTCGTGGTTTGCCACATGATATATGTATccttgataaaaataaataaatagatgacATGCCAGTCATGTCGTCCGGCTGTATTAGGTAAGTTTGTTGGTGGCAAGCACATGCACGAATTAAATGGTTAGCTCAAAACAGTATACTCAAGTATGTAATTGAAACACATAACATGATTTTCTTCATAGacttcattatttcaaaatttaccttGCCATAATATTTTGGGTTCCATTAATTTGAATGACTGCgtgattataaaaataaatattatctttatatatattattatgatttaatgATTAACATATGTATTCAACTAAAAGTGTTGGTCCAAATTTAACTACGgcctaatattttatatatcctACATTCAAGTTACAAGTTTTCCTTCTACACTCGGGGgctgaaaattttaagttttcgATCATTGCTTAAATGGTAAAAACCTAAAAGGGTAACACTGTCCAAAATCTTTGTTTACAGTTTCCTCCAATGGTAGGCATTTATATTGGTCATAATTTTGATGTTTTGTgaagaaagaataataaacTCCAAAATGTAACACAGACTTCAATACAAGCCCcctttttattcaatttaaaaaaacaattataattacCCTATAGCCCCGAAGTGGGTCCCTCTAAATGGACAAATAAGAAATAACATAACATAAACCCTTAATAAaaaccttttaaaaaaaattaacaaataataatattattattattattgttataacTTTGGCAATTTTCCCCAACTCGCTATCTTTATATGCACACAAATCTCTAACCCaaattcaaacccaaaatTGTCTCTtgcctctctctttctctttctctttctctttcctttttctcttctggGTCTCTTCTGTTTTCTGTTGTCTAATtacaaattcaattcaattaattcaaacaGATAATGAAAagcaaaacacgttaaaaaagAAGCccttttttccccccaaatCGGAAAACGGACGAAAACCCTAACTGAGGCTTCTATCGTCAAAGCTTCTTTTTCTGTTCCAATTTAACTCTTTTTGTTCAATACTCGAAACCCATTTGCTAGAATTTGAAGATAATTGTTGagaaattagttaattttgcTTGCTATGGAAGCGATACCGCACCCTATACCTAGAACTGTAGAGGAGGTTTTCAGCGATTTTAAGGGCAGACGGGCTGGCTTGATTAAGGCTTTAACAGCTGGTAATGgcttaatattttcttctctttttatttgaactaAATTAATGGGTTTGTTCTATTTGAgcttatgattattttttcttgttaattttaattttaattttctgggTTGTTGCAGATGTTGAGAAGTTCTACCAGCAGTGCGATCCTGGTgggtttttcttttccatacctagtttttgtttatttaattgtaattggactttgttttttccttcttttttttctatatttttgtattatattgACTGAATGACTCGGTATTTAATAATCAGTACGTGTTATTTATAGCTCTGTTTCATGTATAAGAGAGGCAAATTATGTTATAGAAACCAActcgtttatttatttattttttttcagttggAAGAATTTTAATGGAGACAATGTCTGTGATATGAATTAACTAAGTTCATGCTTGTCTTGAGTGTTTTGAGATTGTACAAAGTCCATGATTTGTCtttaattaaagatgaaatGCTTGTTTTAAGGTAGTTTTGCTTGTCGTAGCACTCGGAGgcttacattttttttttttggttcactTACACGGTTAGTTTCTGTgttattcataaatttctgTGCTTCCTCACTTGCATCGTCATTAACTCCTTCCATGATGTTTTCTTCTGTAAACGCATTTATGTTTGCCTTTCACTAGTTTGAAGGACATTTTTCATTGAAAGATccaaatgaattgaaattgcTGCTATAATGTATTTGCTTTGCTGCTGTAGCAGGTCTGTGTAAATAAACTAGAAAAGTCTTAAAGTGTTGTTGTACCTATATACTTCAGTCCAGCTGGCTTCCTAGCTGCAGAAAATCTCAAGCTTTTTCATTCTTGACTGTCAGGTTCTTGTGTTTATTATATTGGTTGGAAGCAGATGGTTAGTTCAGTATGAATTCTTGGCATTTGGTTATGTGGAAGTTCTGGACatttgttgatttgtttgtttgcatgattgattttcaaaataattcatttggctgcataattgttgaaaaatccaaaattctagtggtatttatttatttatttttggattgATGCAGCTATGTTTGTTGGAAGTGTGTTGTAATCTTCTGTTGAGTCCTTGgcatttatgttttatgtagTCATCCATATGCTTTTTCTTGAGTTATGTGGTATCTgttatcatattaattttgattgtcTTTTTCTCAAGTCATTTTGTATAcattttattgtttcttttagTAGGCATCGATATTTTCACTTTAGCCTTCCTACTTTCATATATCAGCTGGAGTGGAAAGATTGAAAGATTAGTTTGGTTCACTTTTACAATGAGCCACATGTTATTACAACACTGCATCATTGCAACCAAATAGGGAAACTGCGACACAAGAAGAATGCCCATTGGAAAATAGGGATCGTGCAGCTGCCTGCAGAAAATTCCTGAATTCTTGGTGATAGTGATTATTTATGTTGGACTCCTGCTCTTATGTCTGTGGATCCGCCTAGTATTTTCAGTTTGATCCTTCAATCTAATTTCCTTATGGTTGTATGTTTATTGACTTATATTCTGTCATGGTATTATGATTTGATATCCTTTTCTTATCAGGCGAGTTGGCTAACATGAAGTTCACTTTACTATTTTCGTCAATGTTTATTGGAGTGCAAAGCTTCACCATATAGTGTGGTTTGTGACTGTTGTGTTGTCTAATGTGTTGCCTTATCTTCTTTTTGGCTTGtttgtaaaaaattagaaCTCTAATTCTAATTGTCATTATGTTTGGCTGCTATACTCTATGTCCATAGTCAAATGTCATCCctttttggtttgtttttatGGTTTATGTCCAAATGTTGCTAGAGCAGTTGATGTCAATAAAAGAGTATCTTCCTGGACTAACAGTCTCCTTCTGCATTCTTAATGTTTTATGAAACCAAGTACTTTTTTGTGCTTTTAGTTATTGGTATGATAAAATGAGATCTGATTATATGAACAATTCAAGGCAGATtgcacatttttatttaaaatactagTATTGTGCATACAGAAAAAGAGAACTTGTGCCTATACGGGCTTCCTAATGAGACATGGGAAGTTAATCTGCCTGTTGAGGAGGTGCCTCCCGAGCTCCCTGAGCCAGCATTAGGTATAAACTTTGCTAGAGATGGAATGCAGGAGAAGGACTGGTTATCACTGGTTGCAGTGCACAGTGATTCATGGTTGCTTGCTGTagctttttattttggtgCACGCTTTGGATTTGGCAAAAATGAAAggtattttctctttcttgcCCATTTACTTGCATTTGCTATAATCTCCAGAGCTTTAGCATTAGTATCTGCATTTTTGGTATCATATTGTTAGTTCTTAGTCCTGTCTCATAGTTCTGCCACTGCTTTTCAACATTACAAGATGATAAAGGGGATATGCATagatatttcattaaattttatggttgAGATTGTTTCAATTGAAAGTTCAAGGTAGTAAGTCCAGGGGagagtaaaaatatatgtttgattaTTTCACTTATTTTTGTAAGAATATACGTTTGATCATTCCacatatttatcttttataatGCTAATTGGTGATGATTTGTCTTCTctcatatttgtatttataacTATTTATTGGTAACTTGATCTACCAATATTAAGTTTAACAAGTCTAATAACGTTGTCTtgacattaatttatgattggTTATTCTGTGGTCAACAATTTAAGGCCCCTCcaggtttttgttttatacactCTGGCTTGTAAAATTCGGTCAGAACCACCTTGGTTACTATGTTTCATTCATCTCATTCATGTTACAAAGTCATATGATCAACTGTATGACATATGATGTTTGACAACCTATGCGTTCAAGTTGTCATTAACGAAAGGAAGTTTATGGTCTCCGACAAAGTCTGACTCATTCAGCCGGTTGACACTGCTCAATGGAATGTTAATAATCTAATCGGGTATCATAGATTTCTtgaacaaaagacaaaaataggAGTAACTGAACAATATACTACGGAACTATTGTTGAAGTTATACATGATATGGAAAACCTGCGATGCTATGCTTGACCAGGAAGTTTAATAAAGTCAAGATGAATGTCTGGttctaatttttcttggaaTTGGATCTTGCAGGAAGAAACTTTTCCAGATGATAAATGATCTCCCAACCATCTTTGAAGTTGTAACTGGAAATGCTAAGCAACCAAAGGACCTATCTGCTAATCACAATAGCAGCAAAAGCAAATCGAGTGGAAAGGTTTgaggaaattgaaattggaaCTTAATGGTTTTCAGTTACTAttgtttttatcaaattcttttctCTCACGGTTTGGATGTTGCCTTCGAGCAGTCTCGTCCAGCTGAATCACAAACCAAAGCAGTGAAGATGTCTCCACCACCGAAGGACGATGATGATAGCGGtgatgaagaagaggaagatgatGAACAGGGTGCCACCTGTGGAGCATGCGGGGATAACTATGGCACTGACGAATTCTGGATCTGCTGCGATATCTGTGAGAAATGGTTCCACGGCAAATGTGTAAAGATTACACCTGCGAAGGCCGAGCACATCAAGCAGTACAAGTGCCCCAGCTGCAGTAGCAAGAGGGCTAGAGTTTAAGATCAGTTATGAAGTTGGGAATTGAACAACGATTGAACAAAGCAAGACAAGATTAGAACTTTTTTCGTTACAGTTTGAGAGTAAAACAGAGTCAGATACCTGTTTTAGTCAATGAATTTGCAACTCCTGTTTAATTTTCTCTGGAATTTGTGTTTTGAAATAGCTGCTGGCATTTAGAAATGCAAATGTTGGAGCAAGTTTTCTGGTGGTTTGATCTAAAGTTCTTGTTGTGAATGTGTAAGCATCATTGACAAAAGGCTCTTCCTATTCTATGACTGTGTCCTTTGTTAAAGGAAAAGATTGGAACATTCCTCATTGTAGCATCAAACATGCAAGGAAATTGAAGCATAACTTGGCTTGAGCATGAAGTCATCATAACATGCTCCCAAATTTTGGTGCAAAATTATTGTCCGCCAATTGCTACCAATTGGATGAAAAAGTTCCAATTTCAAGAAGCAAtcaaatattgttttaaataagtGGATGCAAGTACAAACTAATAATGGTGAGGTGGTCTTCTGATTGTCCACAATCTATTgctaaatttatgttaaaaagtggaaaagtgaTTTGATAATATTTCACCAACTGTAAGCATCCAAATGTGGGGATTTTGGTAAAAGAATGTTCCAACTATTTACGTAAGCAAACACACTATAACTATAActataactatatatatatattctaatgGAGGGTCTTGTCTTAAATGAATCACTGAAGAGTAACATGTTTACATTTTGACTTTCAATGATTTCATTATGGACACACTCAATGATCATCaccaaaaaatttttttaaaaaaagttaagatTTAACAAAACACACATGCAATTGGAGAGCTTTAGAAACAATTAAGACATTTTAACTCAACGCATTAATCATGATAATCATTAGTTCATGtggaaaagaaatttttgatcGCAATTATGAAATGAAGACATAATTAACTCACGCAACTTTATATTCCATTTTAATTGAGCAAAAATAtcgatattaattaattaattcaactCGTTAGgtcccttcttttttttttgtaaatggaGGAGCTTAAGGTTAAAAAGCCTCCCTCATATCTAAAATCTACAAAgaaacaatgaaataaaagacttGTGGGATCAAGTAGGCTTTTCAATTCGTTCAAGGCCATGGGGACCTACTCTTTAAAGTTTCTATTTGTTGCAATTGCATTATTAGGCTTTGATGCTGCCGCTTGGATAAGCTTCTTGTGGTATtaatcaaaatagaaaatgcaTTGTCATGCTATAAAATCCAACAGTAGAATTCCaccaaaatcaaacatgtTTTGTTTGTCTGCAAAAATTCTATCAGAAAAAGCACAAGAAACCAAACACAACCAAGAAACTGCATTGGCCCTGTCTTTATAAATCTGCTTAAAGCCATAAATGGTTTAGGGCTTAGCAAAAGGtattgggttttttttttattattagtagtatTGTCGTGCAAGCTCAAGTGATGATTAATATTCAATTGACAAAAACCTAAAGAAACCAAAAGTTGCATGTGATTAAGCATTTGGCTGTAGATGGGTtaaagcatgttgtgagtaGAAAATTTAATGTCATTAATCTCCAACtgataaacaatttaatgctTGACTAACCAATCACGTGCTAAAGAGGAAAAGAGATCTGATTTGGGAATATCTTAAAGGATTAGTTTAATTgggaaattattaaaattaagaagagttgtgaagaaaaaaaaaccatgaTAGAGATTAGAGAGAGGTCTCATTGTGGCCTTGGCACATGCTTTGGTtgttaaatagaaaattgatCGATCGATCACCAAAACTTGACCAACACCCATTTTTGTCTACGTTTTGATTGTGATTGATAAGCCATTTTCAATTGCTAACGTATGGATACTGCTTCAACATGGAATCTAAATCTTGATCTTGATGGTGGAGagaaaattgtgatttgttttctaaaaatgaaaaacaaaattaagatacATATGACtcatatgtaaataattacatgaaacgtgaaattaataatatcaaacGTTATACATATAGATcgtaaaaatgataaatgataACACAAAACATCATAATAGTAATGATGTACGTTGTCAAAATTAGTAATACATTaactatattaattatttggatTAAAATGGTAAAACTCTATATTGGTGTTAATGTAAAGTCCAGAATTTcactctttttctctcttttctattttttttcctttttaaaatagaGATCACATTGTTGTGCGCTGCATCCTCTaaaagttttttctttctttctttcttttttatttttttgtcacattattcatcaaaagaaaagaaaaaaaacctcatcaatttcttcttcagaAAGTACTTTCTAGTTTCTATGCAACTCTTCACCTTATCTTGTCATGAATTCACAAGCTTGATTCATTCAATAAGTTCAACCATATTGGTTGAAGAGATGGCGAATATGCATTTACTGAAAAAGCAAGGAACACCTAATGACTTTGTGCCTTTAACTTTAATAGAAGGACACTCAAATGCAAAATGAACATATAAACAGAAAATTGCAACCAATTAATCAATAGCTATGAAAAGATCAAACTACTGAATTGAATTGTTCTATTCTCTTGTACAAATGTCTctattttatatcattcaaaataatattattatagtgCATATGTATTTTACAAAGTGAATAGTAGACATTCCAActtaaaaactttttcaaaatttatatagcTTCTTGACACTTGAATCACATAGATAAACAATGATACAGAATTAGTGTAATAACAtagtataatattaatattgatGGATGTAAATAGAAACATTTTACAATTCTTTTTAAGTGGATCTTTTATATATAGTTATATACCATTCACCACATTACcaatacaatatatatatatatatatatattagcaAAAATAGTAGTATCAATATCTTTCCAAAAACATATTCTTAAAagaagtttattttttttcctttataatgttttctttttctttcttgcaataaatatttccataaatcattaaaaaaatattgtgtaACAAAACAGACAAAAGACAAGAAGAGACCAAGAACTGTTTCAAGTGTAAAAAGGCAaaaactgtaaaataaaaaataaataaaaaataaaaaaaatgaaagacaaAAAACACAACACAAATATCAAAAGAAGTAGAAATCCCGGGGTCCCCGGGGCTTCCTCCACAGTCCAAAGTTCTctttcacacacacactcactcACATTCCAAAGATTCAACTTTCAACAATTTTGATTTGAGGCGCCAACTAAGAAATAggagtaaaaaataaaaaataaaaaataga contains:
- the LOC102612029 gene encoding PHD finger protein ALFIN-LIKE 7 isoform X1; this translates as MEAIPHPIPRTVEEVFSDFKGRRAGLIKALTADVEKFYQQCDPEKENLCLYGLPNETWEVNLPVEEVPPELPEPALGINFARDGMQEKDWLSLVAVHSDSWLLAVAFYFGARFGFGKNERKKLFQMINDLPTIFEVVTGNAKQPKDLSANHNSSKSKSSGKSRPAESQTKAVKMSPPPKDDDDSGDEEEEDDEQGATCGACGDNYGTDEFWICCDICEKWFHGKCVKITPAKAEHIKQYKCPSCSSKRARV
- the LOC102612029 gene encoding PHD finger protein ALFIN-LIKE 7 isoform X2 — its product is MEAIPHPIPRTVEEVFSDFKGRRAGLIKALTADVEKFYQQCDPEKENLCLYGLPNETWEVNLPVEEVPPELPEPALGINFARDGMQEKDWLSLVAVHSDSWLLAVAFYFGARFGFGKNERKKLFQMINDLPTIFEVVTGNAKQPKDLSANHNSSKSKSSGKSRPAESQTKAVKMSPPPKDDDDSGDEEEEDDEQGATCGACGDNYGTDEFWICCDICEKWFHGKCVKITPAKAEHIKQYKCPSCSSKRARV
- the LOC102612029 gene encoding PHD finger protein ALFIN-LIKE 7 isoform X3; translation: MEAIPHPIPRTVEEVFSDFKGRRAGLIKALTADVEKFYQQCDPEKENLCLYGLPNETWEVNLPVEEVPPELPEPALGINFARDGMQEKDWLSLVAVHSDSWLLAVAFYFGARFGFGKNERKKLFQMINDLPTIFEVVTGNAKQPKDLSANHNSSKSKSSGKSRPAESQTKAVKMSPPPKDDDDSGDEEEEDDEQGATCGACGDNYGTDEFWICCDICEKWFHGKCVKITPAKAEHIKQYKCPSCSSKRARV
- the LOC102612029 gene encoding PHD finger protein ALFIN-LIKE 7 isoform X5 translates to MEAIPHPIPRTVEEVFSDFKGRRAGLIKALTADVEKFYQQCDPEKENLSLFGLPNETWEVNLPVEEVPPELPEPALGINFARDGMQEKDWLSLVAVHSDSWLLAVAFYFGARFGFGKNERKKLFQMINDLPTIFEVVTGNAKQPKDLSANHNSSKSKSSGKSRPAESQTKAVKMSPPPKDDDDSGDEEEEDDEQGATCGACGDNYGTDEFWICCDICEKWFHGKCVKITPAKAEHIKQYKCPSCSSKRARV
- the LOC102612029 gene encoding PHD finger protein ALFIN-LIKE 7 isoform X4; protein product: MEAIPHPIPRTVEEVFSDFKGRRAGLIKALTADVEKFYQQCDPEKENLSLFGLPNETWEVNLPVEEVPPELPEPVLGINFARDGMQEKDWLSLVAVHSDSWLLAVAFYFGARFGFGKNERKKLFQMINDLPTIFEVVTGNAKQPKDLSANHNSSKSKSSGKSRPAESQTKAVKMSPPPKDDDDSGDEEEEDDEQGATCGACGDNYGTDEFWICCDICEKWFHGKCVKITPAKAEHIKQYKCPSCSSKRARV